In the genome of Hippoglossus hippoglossus isolate fHipHip1 chromosome 9, fHipHip1.pri, whole genome shotgun sequence, the window TCTGAGCCTGGGACAGGACTTGATGACCTCCAGTAGAGAGGTTTGGGGGCTGGTTTTCACACCCTCCACAGTGAGAGAGACCAGGGAGGAGCCTACAACTTGGATGGCAGGAAGCAGATCCACCAGAGGGCCAGGGAATTGTACTGAGAGGCTCAGCAGCTGGCCTGACCATGTCTGGAGGGCTGCAGCTAACACAGACCCATTCCTTCTCCCCGTACTTGATTCATCATCAGCGTTCACGGATATGGAGCAGATGTCTGGACATAAACGGCTTAAACTCTCCAGACGGTCCCAAGTAACACCCTTGACATCTTTTAGGTGCAGGATCAGGTGTTCATCACCCGACTCTGACAAAACTCTCCCTcgctttttttcctctgcttgTTTCAGAGAGCAACTTGGCTCCTCATCTGTACATGCATCTTTCTCACTCTCGCCACAATACTCTTCCCACaatatctcctcctcctcatcatgtTCCTCAacccctgctgctgcaccttctctcttcttcctccaacTATCGATCCCCTGcctgttcctcctctccctccacaccTCTTCCAGCCTCGGAACTCCTTCTCTGTAACTGAACTCGTCTGTCTGCTTAAATTCTCTGTGCTCAATGAGACAGCAGGCCTGTGCAAGGCCCTCCATGGCCACTCTCTCCAGCCCAGGCAGAGAGAGTAGTAGGTAGGCTGCAGCCACCGCAttgtctccatcttcttccCCAAACCCAATATCCAGAGCCAGTAGACTggtgagggggagaggaggcagggatgAAGAGACGGAGGGCGAGGgggcagaggagaaagaggaactAGGAGGTGGAGATGTAGAGGTGCGGCAAAAAGATGAGCTTGAAGGACGAGCAGAGGATGAGCAGAAGGCACCACCTCCAAGAGGAAGTAGTGCGGCAGGGGAAAGGAAATGACAGCAGGATACATCGAGGTGGCGCAGCAAACGGCAGTGGTGGGCAATTGTGCTGATCACACATCTGTCACAAGGCATACCAGCCAGGGAGAGCGAGCGGAGGGCAGGCAGACAGCAGAGAGTTTCACACAGGACCTTTGAGGGCAGCTGCTGGGCCCCAGATAGATCCAGTCTACACAGACCCTgagacaaaaaagagaaaacacaagctgtgtctcaattcaggggttGCATCCTTCacaggctgcatttgaagacctATTATGTCACAGAGGCGCGACTAGACTTCTAATGCAGCCGATTAATGCATTTTTCCATCCCTAAGAAACAAATACTCCGACTGTTGGACCCAACATATCAAAGGATTCATTGCCCTTCAGTGACGAACCATTTTTTTGATGAAGTAAAGGCGTCGGCAAGCGATGAGGCAACTGATGCTTCACGTTATCTTTCACGCTGACTCCCAACTATGAAATACGCTCACAGGTATTTGTAGTATAAGACACTGGTTTCAGGAGACACTGGTTTCAGCCTGACCTGGCAGCGTGCAGTAATGTGGGCACAGAGGGCGGAGGTGACCAGACCAGGACAGCTTTCCAGTGACAGGCCACGGAGTTGGGGGaccagcaggaggtggagggcCGCGCGGGACAATTGTTTTCTGGTGCACAGCAGCTGCGTGAGCTCCTCAACCAGTTCTCCAGCTACACGGGGAGTaaaagatggaaagagaaggagagggattAGAAGTGATCCATCACTCTGTTAATCCATTACTCTCGGGCCAGAGAGAGGTTGTCAAGGGTAATAATTATATTGACATCTCAGACATTTTGCTAATATGGTGAATTACAGCTGTGTGTGAACACTGACTTATGACACAGTCACTTAAACTACACACAGTAACAGTCGTGTAGTGACAGTTCCAAACTGAAATGCCATAAAGTGGGAGCAGGCAGGTGAGAGAGGACTGTTGAATAAGCCCTCGCAAACTCACGCAGTAAGTTGAAAGGTCCCATAATGTGCCTGAATGAATACTGATCCAGGTATTTGTCAGTGTAGTCTTTCACCCACACATCCTTCATGTTGTCGGCGAGGCTGAGCAGACAAAGCCGTGTCAGTGACAGGACAGAGCCGTCTTCATCCGTCCTACCGCCTCTCCCCTTGCACCTTATATTTCTCACGCACCTCCTCGGCAAGGGTTTGGTCAAATTTAGGGCGAACATTGGCCTTGCAGGGCAGCAGAGGCTGGCTGCGGTGCTGAAGTGGAAGCTGGGTTGTAGTACGTGAGAGGTGGAGGCTTCTGACGATTTTGCTGCTGGTGGGAAACAAAGAGAAGATTAAGAGGACAGAAAGAatctaaaaaaatctaaaaacaaaaacgCTAATCTTGCTGAAACATTATTcaatttaagaaaatataaaatttagGAAAAAGTAATGTAACTGTTTGAACTACTTGAGTAATGTTTATGTTATGATGGGGGTTATTGATTAATCTATAATTGATTTGttatgtgatttgtgaaaagaaaggaaatcaaATGGTCacctgtatttatattgtattgtatttatagTAAAGGGGCAGGTAATTAttcttcctgctcctttttAGTTCATGTACCAGtgtatggttttgtttttagattACACTGAAATGAACGaaataaaccaaaccaaactaaaatgggAGTGTGCAAGATTCTTATCTCCCTTCAATGTTGGTACTATTTCTTGGTTTGTTCACTGTTTCTTTAACCAGCTGCAtaactgtgttgttttgtctttgttccattTAAGAAGATACACAAACGATACTTGAATGTTTATTTACTCTGTGTACGtacaatatcaatatttaatccattaaataaatattgtcacGTATAAACAGAGCGTAGGGTTTTATATGGAGagaatatatagatataaagaGTTTCTATGACACCTACCTCTCAGCTCTACAGGTGCTGGATGTGTTCACACAAGAAGAAGCCAGACGTGCtcagttaaataaaatgaacacaatCTCAAACTTCACATACGTGATTCCCTGCACCACTTCCTGGTTGCAAGTCCGTGGGACATTTCGCCCTGTCTTAGGTCTCACAGGCACATCCGGTCAGCCTATCCGGGCTGTTGATTTTGAATCAAAGGATAGATTTGAACACCAGCTATGGACTGAAAACTGAATAAACCACATGTAATTAGTCTGAACATATTGATAAGTTGATAGGTGACGCGCCAAGACATGACCTGAGTGGTTCATTTCTTCCTGAAAGTCAGAAATGAGGGCAGTAACTCTGAGCCGAACTGAAACTGATCTGAGTTCAAGGCAGATAATTAGTTTGGTTCAGTAACGTGTCAGTGGTTTGATACAGTGGCGGATcaaggatttttctaaatcaggggcccACAGGGggcacaattcctgattcagtaaggtgcacatttaagttaTTCCTTGTTTACATTTGGCTCTTTAGGTTAGGGCAAAGTCACACATCATTGGATATATTTTTGTCCTGTCCCAATTCACCTCTTTGACCGACCACTTGGCCCTAGCCCTTGTTCTGCGTGTGGCTGTGATGGGGTAGTGTTTTCCCATTTCTCTATGAGGTGTAGGGGTAGTGGCCATCCAGCCCATCAAACACCCCTTCAAGCGTTGTGTGTCAAGTGGGTCAATCAAGATGGCGACCAATAAGTTCATGGTCACGGttcaaacatacaaaaatagGAGGGAGAACAATATCACAATATCTTGCAAAATaaccatgacattttttttaaatccagcacAATAACTGAAAATGTAACTGAATTGCTGCAGAGTTTCAGGAAAATAGCTATTTACTCCGACTTCTTACTCTCATGTCCCGTATAtatgaagtttgaaaaaaactTGAGAGGAtactgttttggttttgttgtaggtttttgtgttttatctctctctctccctcccccctcccctttctgttctttctcctgcagggtATGTGTGTGGCAGGGGGCAAGGCTGGCTTCACCTGTTTCCACTCAGCTCATCAACCTGTCTATAAAGGCCTGGTCTACACTCCACTGCTCTGGCAGATGATTCCTTCTCGTTCGGTAGAGCGCTGTGTTCGTCCTCTCAGGGAACCGGCAGTGTTTTTGAAGGGCCTTTCCATCTAGCATTGTTTAGCTGCCAGTTTTGCAGCGTTTCTCGTTTAGCTCGTGTTTTTTTCGTATTGggaggaattgggacagggcctaTGAACATTGCTCCTTGTTTAAGTACATTGTGAACTTGAAGCAAATTGTCATTCATAGTTAGTATTGTTTGTAAGCGACAAGTTAATAAAAAGTTGGGGGGAAAAAGCTTACTGATGGAACAGGGGCACTTGAAATTAACGGATCAGTGCCTCCGTGGACGGCACTGATCTGTTTGATGTCAtgaaacaaagcaaagaaattCATGACTTGAAAACACTTTTCAGGctattcatcttttttctttgtcttcttgtTCTTTTGTAGAAAGCAGATGAAAGCATTTCTTAACAAAACTCAAAGGGTGCTTGAATTTACAAGAAATTACACATGATATATTTTTACAGGAAGCAAGTCATGGTGATAACTCTGGTGGTCCCactttgatcaaataaaataacaagaaGTGATTATCCGGGGGAATGTTTAATTTAGTTCATAATGAGACTTCTGTTAAGGACAGACTGCATGTATTCACTGTgtgcatatatttatattgataataaatatccattcatccattttttgttgcataataataataattatttattattgctcACTATCCTGGTTAACTTTACATGTTATAACTTCAAACTAACAAGGTTGGTTGAACATGGTAGATCTGGGTTGCAGGATTGCTGATCCACAAACAATTCTAATATATGTGACTGTTGAAACTATTTTCATGGCTTCTTTACCACTAGAGGTAAGTGAGAGGAGATTTCTTGGTCTATGATAATATTCGTATTTCAAGTACAGCGTCCCCCTCTAGTGGATTTGACTGTTAACATGACCCCCGCAGTGCACACACTCTCCAATGGTCTggttgaagaagaggagcaggggcCTTGGTGTCAGCAGGACGTGAGTATTTCCATCTTCATGTCTCTCTGCCATCTTCACCATCTGAGCTGTCTCACCCAGATGGTGAAGATGGTCTATTAAAGGAGCTGCTCTGTGAGTCGACTGGAGGGGTCAGTGGGCATTTTGTTCATACATGTATATGGTCATTGATCAGTAGCTGTTGGGTAATCAactacagaataaataaaaaaactgcatacaaaaataaaaaatagactTGTTGGTATTCTTTATTTCAATCCCCCATGATGTGACACGTGAAGAGAATCTTTAACATATACAATTTGCTGATCTGTCTCAGTTATATTTTgtgttaataaaataattagtgatatttcagtaaaaaaaaggaaatttatcatttatcaagACAAAAACATACTGAGCAGTGTGTGCATTTCATTTCCCTTGATTTCCTGACAATTATAAGACAGTGAGGaatataaatactaaatattaaGTGTATTTAATGTGGATGGTCCTTAAAATCATCTCAGTGGTCAAACCATTAGAattattatgtaaatataagGTTAGTATAAAAAACTATAGTCGGTGACTCTCACAATAAAACTCAGGATGTGGATTTTGACCAAATCAGAAATGTGTTAATGCAGCTAAATGCTAGATTCGATTCTAGTTTCAGTTTGTGCACGGAGCAGACCGACAAATGGAAAAGTGACACTGGGCGCCGCAAATAACATAATCTAGTACTGTGTCATTTTAAACACTCGGATGGATGCATTTGAATGGAGTGTGcagtgaaaaatgtaaacagaatcAGCTCTAACTATTTAAATCAAGGCAATCCCAGTtatataataacacattttctagCTACACTAGCATGAAAATGGGACCATGAACCCACTGTAAGTAAGCATTGCAGTCTACATTAGTCCAACACTAATATGTTTCTTCACTTTATGGACAATGGTCAAATTTTGGAGAGGAAACACAATGTGAAATCAATGAATCAGTGAAATATATAGTTGTTAATACACTACACAGGCTTAAATCACCAGTAGTTTGATCTTTGTAAGTTATAATGTGTCTATGTAAAAAGTGTACAATGGTGttaacacattcatatttcattatGCAAAAATGAGCAACTAACTAACTATCTTCAATAACTAACAGAAAAAGTGCAATTAATAAATCCCTTATTCCCTGTACTGACCAGTCACTACTTTGAATTCTTGAGGATAAGTCTACATTTCAGACTAACACTATTTGTATGACCTTCACTTAATCTCATAAATAGCACCTATTCTAACCTCTGGATTtaacattcaaatatttatcatgaattttcatttttgacttATTTGTCTTTACAGATAAAACCAGTACACCAGTTTGCATTCATATGTCGTTTCCAGTTGATCGTGCCTTTGCTGCATACAGTAGATCATATCTTTCAGATGTGTCTTAAGCTGCGAGACGGATGGAAATGTGCAGAGAATCCAAAAGCTCTACTCCACTGGCTCTGTGAAAGGTACCACCATCCTCCCGGCCACAAACACCTCCACTATGTTACGATCGTCACCTATAACAGAAGAACAACACAGATGCATTTACAATAGAATTTTAAATAGTCTTCCTCATCTACAAAGCCCTTAATGACATGGTGCCATCATTCCTTAAAGAGCCCATAGTACCgtatcaccccactagagcactgcactcccagaattcaggcttacttgtcatAGGAGCCAGAGCCTTCAGCtgtcaagctcctctcctgtggaattATCTCCTAGTTTTAGTTTtggaggcagacaccctctctaCTTTTAAGAGTTGGTTTAAAGCCTTCCTgtatgataaagcttatagtaACAGCAGGCTCAGGACTGCCTTGGAccagttatgctgctataggcctatGTCAGGGACATAAGACACTTGGagcttctgtttttctctcctcctctccctcttaaTCACATTAAtttctcatcaatacatgttactgacttgacttatTTCCCAGAGTCCTTGTACTTTCTcatttgcagatccaggatcactGTTGCCTCCACATTGTGAATTATGGTGGCAGGTGATTGTGGATTATGACGACAACTCGATTGCATAGATGTCAAATAAACCTGCCCACATATACCACTTTTATTGGCAATACTGTAatcaattgtcattgctgctcccttcatctatgtcagagtttttctttttcagaaatACTTTGCGTATTGATACACCTCAATACGAGGTATTGCGTATTGATACACCTCATTTATAGTagactcttcttcttttctcatgaatgctatagatattattattatgttgatGTACTCTGTTACAGGTGACATCTATTGCGCTTATGTCTGTCCTGGCAGAGGTATCCCTCACTTGCAGCTCTTGTGCATTCCAATTTTtctggtagtttttcctcactctagccgagggttaaaggcagaggatatcacaccttgttaagtcctatgaggcaaattgtgatttgtgaacatgggctacacaaataaagtttgattgactGAAAAACATGTAGGAAAGCAGTGCTTGGTGTGTGAGAGTCTGAAAAGTTAGGAAATACAAACTGAAATGGACACTCACCCAAATTCAAGAACTTTTCCAACAGAATCTGAAAGTAAAATGAAGATAAATTAGtcagaaaatgtatgttttttttgcttttataaatCTGTATGTGAATATGTTGGTTTCTGTCGAGCGCTGGAGGAAGAAGGTGCTCATCCACCAACCTTTGGCCCTTCACACTGGATCAGGTCGATGGGTGCACCAGGAGCAGCTACGTCCACCCTCAGGGCATCAAAATCTTTGCCCACCTCAAAATTCCCTATCTGGTCATCCAAGGACAAGGCTGTAGACGAAACACACAGTCAAAGACACTGTTGTACTCTCTCTGCACTTCTGTACAATTGCAATCAGTCATCATCAACGAAAACGTCATGTTCTGAAAGCGACTGGTATTTTGATTCTGCTGAGTCACTTGGCGAGGGTGCAGGCACTTGAGCAAGAAAATCAGCACTGCTTGAAACTGTGAGAAACAAAAAGGGGCTGAACACTCGAGTGTTTTCATTCTATACATTGAGTGACCGCTGGTTTTGTGCGTTACCTTGGCTGCCGCCTAGTGTGGCCAGTCTGAACACCTCCTCAAAGGTGAGTGTGTTGTACTCTGGGTCCTGGATGGTCAAGACTTTGGATGCGTCCAAAGCTCTCCTCACAGCATCCAGCATAGAGGCCGAGTAGCCCCCCGCCACGTCTGATGTAAGACCACAAACACAGGTGGGTCACATGAATATAGGCAcatataaagacacaaacacaggcattcacacacttttgttgggaatatgaaaaaaacagaatgtgcattttcaaatttcagatttttttccgCCATTAGGTCTGGACAGAATTCCTTAGAATTCCCCATAACTGAAGATAAAGGGAAGTAGTctagtagagaataaccctcaaAATGCTATGTTATGTCTCAAAGCAGAGATAGAGTCCTTAATCCTCCACAGAGGCAGGCAGAGGGAACTGTGACACATTCAGATCAGGGCGATGCTTATAGAATAATATGAGTTCCACATTGATCTTGTTTGTAGTATCTACGGTAGCATTACACAAATGTTGACATAACCGAGACCTACCCAAGCATAATCTAAGACCTACTTTGTaaaattttttaaatatttaagactttttcaAACCTAAACTTTAGATGATTGAATGGACCCCGCAGAAACCCTGAACTCAGATGTTAATATTTACTTAAAGATGGATGTTGAAACCAGCCAAATGAACAGTGATCAGCTGACCAGTGTGTCAGACACATCAGCTGACTGAACTCCCTACATCATCAAAATAACCTGACTTCTGTAAAACCAGATGATGCAATCATGTGATGCTCACACGCATGCTTGTGTGTACAGAGCAGAGGAGTTTTCGAAATGAAGCGGAGCAAAAGTTTGTCAAAAAGCAGCATGGCActtgaaaatgtgcaaaaagggAATCTGCTCCCACCTGTTCCCAGCCCCAGCTTCACTTTGTGGTTCAGGACGTTGCGGACATCTAAAATTCCACTGCACAAtctggaaaaagagagagagacagagagagagacagagagagagagatgaccaATACAATGACATGATTACTGGATTCATTTCTTATCAGTTGATAGATTCAGTACTTTTATGCTGCTGCAACCTATTTTAGCACATGGATCCATAAAGAGTCCtctgtatattttcattttcatttaggCATTTGTGATAATGCCTCACTCTTTTGGCTTAAGTGCTATTTTActgttaaatgtgtgttatgTCAATCATCATGGGCGTAGGTCAAGTCTTGAGAAACACCCGGATACTTACGCAAAGTTGGAATTGgggcagtgagacagagaggctCCCGTCTCTCTGAATAGATCCAACTCTTTATCACTGAGGTAGCAGCCATGGGCCATCACTGTCTGTGAATCAATCCCgttacaaataaaatcaacccTGTTCAGCAGTTAGGTTATTCATACAGTTTCTATTTTGcacagaaaagtgtgtgtgtgtgtgtgtgtcctcactttTTGAACCACCTTCATTGGGCTGTTTCAGAGtcaagacttggttttagggttgtggttagaattaggttattGCTAGGGTAAGAGGCTAGGGACTAAGATAGATGtatatagatgtgtgtgtgtgtgtgtgtgtgtgtgtgtgtgtgtgtgtgtgtgtgtgtgtgtgtgtgtgtgtgtgtgtgtgtgtgcaggcagtgATGTGTTCTCACTTTGTCTGTgagcaggttgtgtttgtgataGACGTCCGTGTACGACTCTGATTCAGGAAACAGCTCCTTTACAAGCTTCACCTCCTCGACGTTTTCACTGATATGACTCtggagataaacacacacaccagacatgAAAcagctactttaaaaaaaaacaataccaCAAGCTGCATGACGTTATATTTGTGGCTCATTCCTGAGCAAGCAATTTTTAGAGTTGGTGCACAGAGAAATATATTTTGCATGAAAATTTTTCATTTGACCAAACATAAAATTATTCTGTGAACAATAAATTGGAGAAGATGAATTTCTGTTCGACTGCTTAGTGTCCAATTTTTATTCAGAATTTTCCAACTATTTTTATTCTGAATTTAGCTTCTCCGATCGGTTGATTTTGTGGCACAAACAATGTGAGTGTGCAGTGTTCTGACAATGCACAAAAGCAAGAGTGTTAGTGTATGTGAGTAAAAGTGTGTGAGGGGGTTATTATTACATATTGATATGGATAATgtcaaacatacaaatacattcaTTGATcacaaaatagatttttgtttgATCTATCAAAATATTTTTCACTTGCATATAATATCtcttcaaaatataatttatgtacaaatacaacaCCATTAAAGCTGTAGCATCTACATAGAGCCTGAGGCAGTGCAGTGACAGGATGAACTCAATCCAAATGCTATTCTGAAAGTACGTTCTTCATTCATCTGCATTGCataatgtgtgagtgtgttgtttaTGTCATTGCTGTAAACCCCCTCAGGTCCAAACACTAAACagtctccatggtaacagtcCCCAGTGGACACAGCCTGGTTTGGTTGCCACAGTGAGCTCACCTGAATGTGCAGGTTGTTATTCTTAGCGATTGCTCCCAGCTGTCCGAGCAAGGCTCCTGTGCAGGATAGTGCAAAGCGAGGCGTCACTATCGGCTTCACAAGGGGGTACTGGGAGGGGAAAACAGAAGAATATGATGCAGACCTGTGATTGTTTTACTTGCGTTGTTGAATTGTCCTTTTTATCATAATATAAAACCTTACCTTTTTGTTTAAAAGCTCTGCAATGAACCTTGAGGGAACAAAACAATGATTAAAAATAGGTCGTCAGAAACAGGTACACTCTCTGTGATGAGCATATGTGTATTGTAGAGGTAATACCGATGGGAGGTGTCAATAGGAACAGGATAGGAATTTAAACATCAAGATCATGCTAATTCCGGTCTTATGTCACTCAGACGCCCTGAAACCACAGAACTCATGCTGATGCTCCTCATTCAGAGAAACTTGATAAATTCCCACTAGATTGCTTCATATTTATACGGACATTGTGTCAGTTATTGTGCATCACAGCTTATATCTGTGGCATATCTGTGTCTGTAACATATTCTAAACTAAAAACTGCCTCATCATAGAGCTGTTTTTAGACACACAAATTCTGTGTTCAAAACAACTGGAATTTTCCATCACGAGGATGTAacatataaattctgctgtCGAGTtgacgtgtttttgtttatacaCATCGATACCGGTATCGGGCTTTATCGCCAAAATCTCTCAAATCacgtctttccaagttgacatctttagatttagatatttttttcattttcgtGACGTTTGCATGTTTTCATGCCCTGTTGCGGTGAATTTTGTGGAGAATGTCCCGCTGTATTCTCTCACATGGGCtctctctgacattttacaagggggctggcaggaaaagtttcaaaaaatatctgcagcaaATTTGTGCTCTTATATACAGCACCTCGGCACATTTTTCAGGATATTGTCCAGACAGGCACTGACTGATGGTCAGAGTTCTCAAAGGACACACTGAGAAGGATCCATCTCGGTCAGCAAGGTTCAATTCAGAAACGAGAGATGACGACTCTCAGCTGAGGCACTTTGATACAGCGCTGGGTCAGTGTTTGTTCTCAGCATGCATGATACTGTTGTTACTTTTACAGCTTGAGCCGACACATATATTTAATCTGCCCTTCCACAGTAGAGCAGGGTTGCATATACCCACCGACAGGTTTCATCCTGCGACTCCTGGATGGTCTCTTTGTAATGTTTCACAGCGTTGTTCGTGTCCATGCACACCTTACCCACCAAGGCACGCTGTCCAAAGTCATCTGCAGGAAATATAAGGATGATTGAGCTCACACTGAGTTCGAAAGACAATCGTGCAACATGTCACAGCTTTTTTCACTTTGGACGTATTGAGCATGA includes:
- the si:ch211-214j8.12 gene encoding uncharacterized protein si:ch211-214j8.12, translated to MFALNLTKPLPRRCVRNIRCKGRGGRTDEDGSVLSLTRLCLLSLADNMKDVWVKDYTDKYLDQYSFRHIMGPFNLLPGELVEELTQLLCTRKQLSRAALHLLLVPQLRGLSLESCPGLVTSALCAHITARCQGLCRLDLSGAQQLPSKVLCETLCCLPALRSLSLAGMPCDRCVISTIAHHCRLLRHLDVSCCHFLSPAALLPLGGGAFCSSSARPSSSSFCRTSTSPPPSSSFSSAPSPSVSSSLPPLPLTSLLALDIGFGEEDGDNAVAAAYLLLSLPGLERVAMEGLAQACCLIEHREFKQTDEFSYREGVPRLEEVWRERRNRQGIDSWRKKREGAAAGVEEHDEEEEILWEEYCGESEKDACTDEEPSCSLKQAEEKKRGRVLSESGDEHLILHLKDVKGVTWDRLESLSRLCPDICSISVNADDESSTGRRNGSVLAAALQTWSGQLLSLSVQFPGPLVDLLPAIQVVGSSLVSLTVEGVKTSPQTSLLEVIKSCPRLRDLLIFAEPPIMPEEENGEEDRWDDRDLPRLPHLCSLTLKFSYSHSQMKPAMSWMSLRKTLMCLLIGSPLLEKLTLVSLPCPLDCVLQRVLGPHLNPRMDSTDVPPVPLRRVQHITLQRTDVTMVTVKNIIQHSKRLKLVDVRYCWRINKVEWLSCMKSSEVQVVWV
- the gda gene encoding guanine deaminase; amino-acid sequence: MTQCILNTHADAHPSFSLAADGAIRWSRASWSAQLKTPVVSDCWTRADTAEGMAHTHGPAAAISRVYRGTFIHSTQKTAVQILEDALLGVNAEGKIAFIGKGDELHKLSQTFGFCPSEVTQLAQHEFFMPGMVDTHIHASQYSYAGTALDLPLLQWLNTYTFPVESRFKDLDFANTVYTRVVKRTLRNGTTTACYFATIHSDASLLLGQIANDFGQRALVGKVCMDTNNAVKHYKETIQESQDETCRFIAELLNKKYPLVKPIVTPRFALSCTGALLGQLGAIAKNNNLHIQSHISENVEEVKLVKELFPESESYTDVYHKHNLLTDKTVMAHGCYLSDKELDLFRETGASLSHCPNSNFALCSGILDVRNVLNHKVKLGLGTDVAGGYSASMLDAVRRALDASKVLTIQDPEYNTLTFEEVFRLATLGGSQALSLDDQIGNFEVGKDFDALRVDVAAPGAPIDLIQCEGPKILLEKFLNLGDDRNIVEVFVAGRMVVPFTEPVE